The Watersipora subatra chromosome 7, tzWatSuba1.1, whole genome shotgun sequence genomic interval TAACACTTTCAGCCAGCTGCCCAGGTCAGCCTGCATTAAAGCaagatgaaaaaatatatatgaaagAGTGTTTGACAAGTCAAGTTTAGGTTCACTATGTTGACTTTTAATGCATCAACATCAAGTTCATATCAAGACCATATGTTAGGTCTACTGAGATCAGGTACTGATACAAGTTAATAGTTTGTGGCAGCAAACTCTAGTAAATATTGAACAACAGTTACCTTAAATTTACTGTTTATCTTAGCTTCCTAGTTagtgataaaaaaaattaaaataccaCAAAGTTGATACCgcataaatctttttttaaataccACTTGAAAATACCACCCAAAGATAccacataaattaaaaataccGCAAAGAGCATAATTTTaagccaaatatttttattatagatAAAACAGTATAATAAAAGTCATACTATTTTATAGGAAGTTAATAATACATATGTACTTATTCTATACTGTCTTTTGTGATCgatacaaaaaattaaaatggcgAGTTATGTATATTATCTGCATGTTAGTGATCCTAATAAATAAGCGGCTTTGACGACAGAGCTGAAAAAGCTTAAAAGCTAACTAAATTGTGATAGCTTAATGAAGACAGTCCATAAAACCAACTATTTATGTTAACAAATCagtgaaaaaattattatagaCATCAGAAACAATGCATTTAGTTACATGTAGCACCGGACAGTTTACAAAAGTGTTATATTTGGAGAGGTGCTGCACTCTTGGTTGTCTATAAATTGCTGGAGGAAAGTTTTTACTTTCATCACTAATTGTAAGTATGTATATTGTTGTTTTCTCATATTTCACATTTGTATTGTATCTCTAGTTTGTACAGGTCACAGAACTCTCCTTAATAAAACATCATGCGAAACAAGAACTGTTGACAAAAAAGCAGTTTGATTCTCGCACAAGTACCTACTAGAATGCTTCAGAGtatttaaaagaaaacaatGTACACCAGACATCACTGGGTATCATAAAATAGAATATTGATTGAAAATCGCTAATAATAATGTCTTCATTTGCTCTTGGAGTTAACCCCTCTTAGGTTTGTTTAGAATGAAACGTCCTTCACCATGCTCTGGTTGTTATATTATCCTTTGTTCATCTAGTTAGTCAATAACCAGTTCATTCAATCGATGAAAGCACATGCCTACTTACGTACATGATAGTTTATCTCACTCTAAAGATCTTTCGTGTTGGTAAGTTCTTCTACTATTCTCTGTTGCAATTTAATCACTTCATCTACTTTAGCTCTTAAGACTGTTCTCGACACTTGACATTACGCAAATATAAAAATCTCACACAAAAGATCTAAATCATTTGGTTTATTCTGAATTTATTGCAAGAGTGATGGCCCTTATAAGCTCTACAAAAGCCCATTTAATACATCTGCAAACATGGTTCTACCCAATCTGATATGGAAATTAGGGAAATAGTGTGGGAAGCTACATTACTTTGCACACCATTAAAAAagcaaacttttaaaacaaaggaactttgaaactttatttcaaagtttcaaAGTTCCTTTGTTTGAAAAGGAATTTTGAAACTTTCCTAGTTTCAAAGTTCAAACTAGGAAAGTTTCAAAGTTCCTAGTTTGAACTTTGAACTTTGAAACTAGGAACTTTGAAACTTCCTAGTTTCAAAGTTTCCTTCTGGAAGTTCAAACTTCCAGAAGGAAATTTGAACTTTGAAACTTTATTTCAAAGTTCTGTCATTGTACTTATGCACATCAATCTTCACTACAATTTAAAAACTATTCGGTGTGAACagaatttttaatataatgagaGCTGTATCTGTCCGCCTATTCGAAGCTGCCACTGGAAGTTAGAAAACGTGATTGCATCATGCAGGACTCATGCTCTCAACTTTCAGCACCGTAGACCAATACTTTAACACCTGTGGTGATGTACCATAGcaattgtacatatagttattgcACCTGACGATCTCTGATAGCCCACCATGCTATCAGGGTACTAGTTATGACAAATTCAGGCAATATACCATATGGCAATATACCATACAATATACCATATgccgctctatttttcaaccctttctctagagtggcgatcaaatagaggtggcgttcaaataaaggtggcgttcaaatagaggtggcattcaactACATTCAAATTTCTTCTACAGACTTGTTTCAATTTAGAGTGTGATCAATCTCTTGAGAATCGAGTAGGATGTGTGCTTTATTTGCTGCAAGTAGAGGGTGTGTGTATGTTTGTAAAAGTATCGTTAGACAAATAATGCTTCTGTGATATTTGGTCAACATATGTGAGCCCAGTTGCAAGGAAACCTtgacaactggagacatgcccagttggaGAGAGTAATTTAAGACTGGATGATTTTTCTGTCACCAACAATggtctttttttacaaattgaaCTGTATCCTGGTTTTTGAATTGAGCTGAATtaaaaactgtttacatttaCATCCGAACGAACCATTGctggtttattttaatatgacAATGATGAGAAACGCCTAAGTCTAGACTAGCATAGTAATGAGAAAGGGCTGATCTTCGAACAAATTCACTATAAGTGATGTTCCTATTTCTTGCAATGCTGTTTATTCttctaaataataatttttttccaaGAGATAGTTATAAGGCTCATATTTTAAATATCAGCTTATTTAACAGTTcccttttttatatttgttgattTGTATCTATACTTTAGCTGTGTGACTAATGTTATCATtgttaaaaaaacatcaaacttTTTTCACAACTTAAAATTGCTCTAACTGTTTTTGTTTCTATTTAAATGttgtttttgcaaaaaaaaagcATTTTACTTCCCAACAAAAACTTTGTCATCTGCAGCAAATTAGGCAAATTAAATCAAGGTAaatttaaacaatatatttattgcatagcTCGTAGAAAGTACGTGTATCAGGTAGCATTAAAGATGGTGGCTCAGCAATTTGATGCATCATAAAACTAAACTTGCTCAAATACAAaagcaaaaactaaaaaaaacatatatGTGCTAAAATGTGTATCACAATTTCATATAGTTATGTAATAGTAAGAAGGTTCTTACAAAACTTATGATGCGATCAACATAGAAGTAAAAAGTGAGTTCATTTCAAACTCACTCAAAGATCAGGTTGATGCTGACGAGCTATCCGAGGTAGGTCATGCAGTCGTATGGGTAAGTACAATCATCACTCTTGTGTAAATAGGTTATAGTGCATCTGTATAAATCATCATCCTCGTCAGTGCAGTACCACCAGAACTCATGCAGATGCCAGTACTCTATCTCTCGCTTTTCTCTGTTAAGTTCAGTTCCATCTCCTTGGTTTTCtgcataaaattatataaattggAGTTAATTACCCGTTTTTAAAAGGAGAATAGTCTTTAGAAATCAAACTAAAATTATGTTGCGAGCATTTGCTTTGACAGAATTCATTTAAAATGCAAACTATTATAAAGCATAGGCtattttatcttattttatAATGTGAACTTGTGGTCTTTATAAATTTCTTTACTTTtcctttttttaacaaagtgctCTAATTCTGTTATCAGCTAAAGAATTCACTATAAAccatttataaactttttatatattcatagatttttataaacactaaatatgtaaaagtaaattggcccaataaattaaaatttaatgataCCATTTTCAAATAGATTTAATTTTCATAATATTCAATCAAAATTactttattataatatgttatttaCTTAGATTTTTATGTCCATGTATGTAGTCAAAGCAATTTTAATCGCGTTAGCTCAAGTTTAAGATAATTCTGTATATCACAAAAGCAATAATATATGTCTACTACAAGCACTGGTGTAGCACACTTGTGAGACATTGTAAAGCCTTTGCTTTACAATATCTCAAAGATATTGTAAAGGATACAGAGCTTTTGAGCAGAACTTTGTAGTAGCATTTTGCAAAGTTTTCTTTTAATATCATGATTCTGTAAACCTAGCATGTTTTTAACAATTTTCAGAATTGTGATCAAAATCTAagcaaaattatttcaaaaaacaGATATGAGAGGTTATATAAGTTCAATAGCATgactaaaatcatattttattaaaacgtACATGTAACCTtacaaataagaaaaaaaaacttgtcgaaacttgaaacaaacttttttccAAGTTTTAAGAAGCGAACACAGCTATGtggattttaaaaatttaccattctcacTGTTCTTCAATATGACCATCCACTGGTATCCACTTGTACATTCATCATGAACCTTCTGAGGCAGGAAGCTTGTATCAGAGAGTTTACCAGGAACCACTTCTATTTCAATCTGCGTTTCTTTAGCTACAACATTTCCTCCATTGTTGGACTGTAGAAAGTTGTCCAAACCATGATCGATTGTGCGGTTTGATCCCACAGGTATTATGTAGCATATGGGGTCAACAGGATTCTTTGTCACATGAATTCCCTACAAAATGTTGGCTGTAGAATAAAAAGCAATTCTTCCATTTATGTAAATGCATGAATAAAAAGGCACATTTTGGAAGAAGTTGTAGTAATTCAAATGTAGGATATCACTCTCCTGGTAGGGTATGCAATACCTAAATGTGTTGGCTACACATACCTCGCTATACCTTGCTATATACATACCTCGCTATATGTTAGCTACACATGCCTTgctatatattgatatacatctagAACATGTTTAAGCCCTGATTCAGTGTCTATTACAGAATATGGCTAATTATTAATGTTAAAAGTTAGCAAAcaaaaagtagtaataataatatttaacaacaaaaaaccttcaattatttataatttgctTTGCATTTTAAGCAATGAACAGAGCAAAcactttattcattttattttctgttaTCTATTTCATTGTGTGAAATACATTTTAATGGCTGTAAGAGTATTTAACTAGAGTATATGCTTAGTTCTACCTTGCCAAGATCATCAAAGTCAAAGCCTCCATCACTCTGGTAGTTGTACATCAGGTGTCCTCCATGACTGTACTCAATTCTATCTTCTTGCtgcaattttaataatatattaaaatataacgactatatgtaaaaattataaaagatttttaaaaaaatttgtgtaataagaaaattccgataaaattataataaaataatgtaaagatTTAACATTAAAAACATATATGATGTGCTTATTCGTCAAGTTTATTCTAAACTTTGCTTGAAATTTTAATACAAGCTACCTAATTTTCAGCTTTATAAAAGCTCGCATTTTGAGGCTTTAGATGATATgcactatattataatatcatattataatatatattataatattatagtataatattatataatatattatataatattagtaaaaaatattatcatattatattatgatattaaattataatattatattatataatattaggaaaatatattatcatattatattatgatattaaattataacattataatattatattacataatattattaaaaaatattatcatattatattatgatattaaatcataatattataatataatgttataatgtaatattatataatttactattataaattatagtattatattatataatatactataatactacattatataatattagtaaaaaatattatcatactatattacaatattaaattataatgtTATGTTATAATCATCTATCTATACAGAATCTATTCATAAATTGTAATTTCTAAATTAAGTTTCGATTTACATCAGTTGAAACTGAAACTGCTAGAAAGTTGGTTTGATCAAATACTTAAATGCTCAACTCTGTTTTAAATGCATCTATAATATACAAGGTCGTTTTATAAATTTCCTCTATCAAGTAAGTTGGCACAGCAGAAATGGTTAGCACGGCTTATCACATGAAGTTAATTATACTGACCTCTTTCTTGGTATCTTTCACAGTGATGTCTGCTTTAATATCAACAGCCTCCATATTCTTCTCTTGCTTCTGGTTTCCAACGTGGGTATTAGCAACAGCCAGATAGATGAGAGATGCTACAGACACTGTTAGCAACAATGTTAGCAGCAACATAGATATGCCGACAAACTTAGATGTCTGTGCTCCTCTTGCCATCTGAAATACATAAGTTTGgaaaagatatatatactgtacatgtacatatatatcttgAGTGGTGTACTTAAAACGGCTGTGCATATAATTgtcataaaatatttgaataaattttaattgGTAATTGCGAATTTCTTtatctttaataaaaaatattttatttgaattatgTTTGcgaaaaaacacaaaataataaaaatggatTTGCACTAAATTACCATCAACTGTTAAGACAACGTAAGTTTAGAATTAAGTTTTCAAGTGAcaccaatttttttgcaattagttttattttttcaagaaaagcaaCCATGCACATTTTAAAAAGCAcagtaaattaaaatatactcagtaaaacattttcttcagAAAGTGAAATGCCCCTTTGTCTAAATATTTTTGACTGCttagcaaaaataatttgagtACCGTAGTTTGTTCTGCCTTCTCGTCCATTGTCCTTTGATAGCTGTTTCTCAATGCCTTTGCTTTTTATAGCAAAGCTTTAAAATCTCTGGAATCTTATTGGATGACACAGTTTTAGAAGTTTTGCCATAAATcagcattaaaatattattttggcGCTAAATCAAGGTGATTCAACTAACCTGTTTAAAGGGCCAGCTATGAGGAAAAGCTATCAAACAAGTTAGAAGCATTGTTTTTGTAAATACTTAGTTTGCTATTGGTCGATAGATTTTTATTAGCTAGATTTTCCAATAGCTAgaaacttatatatatttatatatatatatggatatctatatatatattatatatatagatatatatacagtgaaacatggataactcgccctcggatatagcgaacacatggttaactcgactggatttgcttggtccgttcccaagcaatgataaatggctctatataactcgaactcaacactgttataacgaactgttttttgcccaacggctaccgaaacggttgctatcgatttagaaaatcactttattccaagccatagaggtaaaacctcaacttttcgtaactcataagcgtcgttattacctccatcggcaaaatatttttgtcaacgactgttctaaaggtttggtgaaatttgatttatactgctatacggtgaatagcacgggctagccgggtcacgagtgcaaagattttcgccacgcacatacaaaacaaaaacagcatgttgttttgttttgtatttgcgtggcaaaactccttgagtgcgtgacccggctagcccgtgaacacttttgctcggtcccttgaagtttgagttatccgagtttcactgtatatacatatatatatatatatatatatatatatatatatatatatatatatatatatatatatatatatgtctatatacatacatatatatatacatatatatatatatgtctatatacatacatatatatatatacatacatagtgatacagtgatacagtgTATCACTGGTTATACAGTATGTATCACTAGTTATACAGCTTGTCTCACTGGTTATACAGGGTGTATCACTGGTTATACAGCAAGTATCACTGGTTATACAGCAAATATCACTGGTTATACAGGGTGTATCACTGGTTATACAGGGTGTATCACTGGCTATATAGCTTGTATCACTTgttatacagcatgtattattGGTTATACAGTGTGTACCTCCGGTTATACAGCATGTATCACTAGTTATACAGCTTGTTTCACTGGTTATACAGGGTGTATCACTGGTTATACAGCAAGTATCACTGGTTATACAGGGTGTATCACTGGGTATATAGCGTGTATCACTGGCTATATAGCGTGTATCACTTGTTATACAGCATGTATCATTGATTATACAGTGTGTACCTCCGGTTCTACAGCATGTATCACTAGTTATACAGCTTGTCTCACTGGTTATACAAGGTGTATCACTGGTTATACAGGGTGTATCACTGGTTATACAGGGTGTATCACTGGCTATATAGCTTGTATCACTTGTTATACAGCATGTATCATTGATTATACAGTGTGTACCTCCGGTTCTACAGCATGTATCACTAGTTATACAGCTTGTCTCACTGGTTATACAGGGTGTATCACTGGTTATACAGCAAGTATCACTGGTTATACAGTGTGTATCACGGGTTATACAGTGTGTATCACTGGTTATACAGTGTGTATCACTGGTTATACAGTGTGTATCACTGGTTATACAGTGTGTATAACTGGTTATACAGTGTGTATCACTGGTTATACAGCATGTATCACTGGTTATACAGTGTGTATAACTGGTTATACAGTGTGTATCACTGGTTATACAGTGTGTATCACTGGTTATACATTGTGTATCACTGGTTGTACAGCGTGTATCACTGGTTATACAGCGGATATTACTGGTTTTACAGTGTATCACTGGTTATACAGTGTGTATCACCGGCTACACAGTGTGTATCACTGGTTATACAGCGTGTATTACTGGTTATCTACCATAACTGCATCtttctttattatttttgacTAGCAGATTACGACCCATAACTGTCTGCACAATATGCAGAATGGTAGCCAGGTGTGCCCGTCTACTAAGCCAAAAGTCATGAGTTCGATTCCCGACcagtgcaatctttttcctCACTTTTGAAGATAAGCTTACACTAATTTtagaagattttatcagaaagtgtatttttctatcatttgaatggtttttcgatgtttgaggtgatctgactgccaggatgtttcaagaataaagTCAAAAAATTTCGTCGCGATTAAAACAAgattaattagattaaacaaGATTAATTCAAAAGAAGAAGAAAGAACTTTAATCGCGATTAAAGAAGAAAAATAAGTGAAAAATGATGTTGTTAGTTGGCGTTGCAATATTTGATATTGGCTGTTGCGTTCAAATTGCAGCATGACTGATCTCAAATCTGTTGTTCTGTTTGCAAATGCAGAAGTCATAATTCTACTTTTGCTAGATCTAAGCGCTTCAACCacgattaagttttatcaattctAATCTGACAATATTTTGGCAATCAACaaaactcaaacatcaaaaacaaatgtaaatgATAGAAACTGAATGGTACATTATgacaaaatcaactaaaatcttGTATAAGTGTATCTTTAAGCTTGGcttcagacaaacagacagacaggtGGATGAACACAGCTCTGATTACAGTAAATATTGTGTTCAAATTTGACATtgttattaaataaaacatCCATCCTTCAAGTATACAATTTTATTTGGCTCTCATGATAGATGTGCATGCGCATTATTCAGTACATCTCAGCATTCTTACAGACTTATAAAACAACATGTCATCAGAGATATCAGAGACATTTGCTTCTTTGACCTTTTTGCATTGGACTCTGCTTCTGCATAGACAAATAAATCATAATAACTGCAGCTCATGTTACCGATTGAGAAATCGCTGTGAACATATCAATTGGCAAGTTTAATCTTCATTTTATGTGAAACTGAACTAGTAACTGCATATTTTATGTTCAGTTTTCAAAACCAAATCCTTGCCACGTCTTTCATATCTCTTAAATCTATTACCAAGCAACTAAGCTGTTTATCATTGTATAGCAGTTTCTCTGCTTATACCAGATGGTATAAGCAGATGGTAtaagcaatttttttaattttccctTACTACcaggaaaaatattttattatcgaAGTCATAATGGTTTGAAATACTTGCGCAATGTAGCAAGTCAAAACcgttattttacatttacaagcTGTATACCAGATGGTAtaagcaatttttttaattttccctTACTACcaggaaaaatattttattatcgaAGTCATAATGGTTTGAAATACTTGCGCAATGTAGcaagtcaaaactgttattttacataaaaagcCAATTTATCAGGTTTTTATGTTTTCTGCTCTTTAAATAACTATTGACTTATCAGATTGCACGCAGTTTGTCATTTATCatgcattttatatttttataccaGTTCATTTGGATTATAGTGAGTGTCATgtcaataattataaatatgtataattagCAAGCCTGTAAAGCAGAacttctaaaaaaattaaattttactcTTCCTTAAGAAACTTGTAATGTACTTCCAAAACtatcatttataaattttacataaatttttcaaAAGTAAATGAAGACTTGTTTAGTTgcatattttataacttttaatatattttatgcatCATATCCTATATGTTCTTGTCTCAGCATAGTTTTCTCTGTACAAGGCTTAATGCTTAATGACAAAGGGAAGACAAGTCTTCAGATATATTTGTTGTTAAACCATGATAAATTGTAAAGCATAccaattaaaattgtttttaaagtcTTGTAGGAAAGTTTGTTGATTGTATTATAGTCTCTCTTCTGACTTCAACATTACTTAAATAGACTTTTACAGAACAAATATGACATAcctatattaaaatttatttgtttttacttttttattgaaaataaggAGCAATGGCCTAATTTTTTAGAATGGTTGACCTATGAACAGCAGGTTAGAGTAAAATTGTCAACAAGGTCACCAGTAGTGACAGGAAAGACATCTTACTTTGAATTGCTCCCTCTGCCACATCAACTCAGACTGTTCTCTGACATCCACACACCTAATTGGAGTTTGTTAATGACTGGAGACATCACTATTCgacattttggttttatctttAGCAATTATggcaaacaatattttaaaattttaggtCTGAATGGGTTTTAAAAGATTTACTGTAAATTCTGGTGTATAAGCTGCGCCTGTCGTTTTCCTATTCatttaatatatttgttttaatctAGCCAAGTGAGTTCATTCACCTAATCTACTGTCTCTGTTTGTCTTCACACTTATGTGTTGGCTGACGAAGAAAATTTGGATCTATGAGTGTTCTCAACATTGCAAAGAAATTGTTACGTCTTTAGCTAACTTCACGTAAATACGTACCAAATTGGCAAGCACATTTTGTTACACATGTCATCAAGAAGAGCAAAATACGACGCTGTATTGAAGTTGAAAGTTGTGAATGCAGCTCTGGAAACTACCGTCCAATAtgttactgcagtttttatcatcaacaaaaagcAACCTAATGAAAGGAATCAAGTGCTGGAGATTACCACAACTGAGATTGACCATGACTACCAATACTACAATATTCAATACTTGTACCACATCACATGAGTACATGTATTGAATATTTAATGGTGTCttattgttgaataaattatttttagcatttgtgtGTTCTGAAGGAGACTTTAACCTTAAACGCAGTTAGAAGTTTGCAGATGTAATTGTTAAAATGTGTGCATAAGCCATACCCCAGACttatacacaaaattttaggttCACAGGTGTGGCTTACACACaagtatttactgtatttaatgTTTTCAACTTGCAATTATAAGTCTACAAGTATGTTGAACACAATTATACTTGGCGCATGGCAGATTATGAGTTTTTTGCCTAACATAAGCCTTTGAGAATATGTCAAGCTAAAACCAGCAGTATTGCAGCAGCTAAAACCAGCAGCTAAAACCGCAAAAAACAGTGTATACCATAATGGTCTGAGTCGcaattaaaatattacaaagcaTGACTATATTTTGGAATCCTGATATTAGAATTTATACAAAGTATGCGTTTATTTGTTATGCAAATTGAATGGTACAACTGTgacattaaaaaaaaacatagttCATCTTAAAACATTGATAAATCATAAAGTTATGTTACACACTCGGGACATGAAAGCTCAGATAAACTGGCTCATTCCTTTTAAGCTATTTAATAGCAAGCTTATGATTGATTTATGATCAACCACTTAACATTCTGGAATGTCTGCTAAATGGCTTTATTTACCGCATGAGGAAATAAATTGAGGGAGAATCCCCTTTTCAGTTATAGCTGTAGTCAGGAGTTTTTTCCTTATATGGACATAGCATAGTTTCAATGTTACTGACAAACAAAGTAAAGTTAGCGCTAAAACGGTAATCAATGACACGCTCTTGCCAAAATGGCTATTATAGCAATACCACCGATcgtttaattaaaaaattatctaTTTGCTTATCCTATGaaaacaaattaattaaaaactgtCAACTTCAATccatttttaaagtttactttaaaaattgatCTTTCATAAAGAAAACAATTTGTCTCTCTGAAGTTTCTGTCTTTTTAATCAAGCATCACTTGGAGTAAAAAGGTTTACTAATATGTTTTAAGATTTGCTA includes:
- the LOC137399928 gene encoding uncharacterized protein, whose product is MDEKAEQTTMARGAQTSKFVGISMLLLTLLLTVSVASLIYLAVANTHVGNQKQEKNMEAVDIKADITVKDTKKEQEDRIEYSHGGHLMYNYQSDGGFDFDDLGKGIHVTKNPVDPICYIIPVGSNRTIDHGLDNFLQSNNGGNVVAKETQIEIEVVPGKLSDTSFLPQKVHDECTSGYQWMVILKNSENENQGDGTELNREKREIEYWHLHEFWWYCTDEDDDLYRCTITYLHKSDDCTYPYDCMTYLG